The region TAGGGAGTGAAATAGTGGCTGAACTAGTCCCGCTTCTTACTGAATATTATATAAATGAAGTAATTGGCGATAAACTAGTTCTTAGTCTGGCTATGCTGGTAAATCCCGAACAGGAGGAAGCAGTTAAGACAAAATTAGCAGCTTTAGATAATACTGTGCTGCAAAACTATGGTATAGAGCTGGATTTTCAACTGCTGGGTCCGTTGCCGCCAAAGAGTTTTACAACGATAGAACTCAAAAAAATTACCGGAGGACAATTAGAAACTGCCCGAAAACTTTTGGGACTTCCTGCTTGTGCTAATTTAAAGCAAATTAAGGATGCTAAAAAGGTACATTTGCGCATAAGTCATCCTGACATAAGTATTTTAGGAGCAAACGAAATGGCGCAAAACGAACAAGTTCAGAAAATTGTCGCTACCACTAGAATGCTTGAAGAGTATTGCCGTCATTATGGTTATTGTTCTCTACCGGAAAATCCGGGCGATAGCTATATTTTCCGGATTATTACGCCGGATAAAATGCATTCGCAGTGAAGGAGATGAGTACAGTTAACGGC is a window of Pelorhabdus rhamnosifermentans DNA encoding:
- a CDS encoding GvpL/GvpF family gas vesicle protein translates to MYLYGLLGRNEHNKPFTSVEIDGKKEPVIGFWYKNIGFAISRAPTYSFDELPREELADWFIKHLTVMEVIHRNYPLVPVKLGTVISDMETVRQVLVQNECQFNQLLDSMAGKNEWDLNVSWCDLPKVLAAVSEEEEIKNYKEQLVATGKISQQDLIKVGEMISKALTRQKKDIGSEIVAELVPLLTEYYINEVIGDKLVLSLAMLVNPEQEEAVKTKLAALDNTVLQNYGIELDFQLLGPLPPKSFTTIELKKITGGQLETARKLLGLPACANLKQIKDAKKVHLRISHPDISILGANEMAQNEQVQKIVATTRMLEEYCRHYGYCSLPENPGDSYIFRIITPDKMHSQ